Proteins found in one Kwoniella bestiolae CBS 10118 chromosome 1, complete sequence genomic segment:
- a CDS encoding mitochondrial import inner membrane translocase subunit TIM8, with protein sequence MSAAGIPQLDEASKKELEVFLEQEQAKAKLQASIHELTNTCWNTCITGSISSKFSKTEAQCLENCVDRFLDSSLFIVKQIEAQKQQL encoded by the exons ATGTCAGCTGCTGGTATCCCCCAACTTGACGAAGCGTCCAAG AAAGAATTGGAAGTCTTCCTTGAACAAGA ACAAGCAAAAGCCAAGCTCCAAGCTTCCATCCACGAGCTGACCAACACCT GCTGGAACAC CTGCATAACAGgctcgatctcctcgaaatTCTCCAAAACCGAAGCTCAATGTCTTGAGAACTGCGTCGACAGGTTCCTCGATTCGAGTCTGTTCATCGTCAAGCAGATCGAAGCGCAGAAACAACAGCTCTGA
- a CDS encoding thioredoxin reductase — translation MAPIPNGDAQIHVIDPKTKGEKSKKQHSQVVIIGSGPAGHTAAIYLARANLEPVLYEGMLANGFAPGGQLTTTTEVENFPGFPDGVTGTEMMDKFRAQSERFGTKIITETIARVDLTVRPFKYWTEGEEEEADFMTADTLIIATGASAKRLFLPGEETYWQSGISACAVCDGAVPIFRNKPLAVIGGGDSAAEEATYLTKYGSHVYVLVRRDELRASKIMAKRLTSHPKVTVLWNTVATECKGDGDLLQSLAIKDVKTGEEKDLKVNGLFYAIGHEPATSLVKSQLETDVDGYIKTVPGTAQTSVKGVFAAGDVQDKKYRQAITSAGSGCMAALEAERLISEEEAEDEEIRTEDVHVPSEGYMGADKE, via the exons ATGGCACCTATACCTAACGGCGATGCTCAGATTCACGTAATTGACCCCAAAACCAAGGGcgagaagagcaagaaacAACATTCTCAAGTAGTTATCATTGGGTCTGGACCTGCCGGACACACCGCTGCTATCTATTTGGCTAGGGCTAACCTTGAGCCTGTCTTgtacgag GGTATGCTTGCTAATGG ATTCGCTCCTGGTGGACAACTTACTACTACCACCGAG GTCGAAAACTTCCCGGGTTTCCCAGATGGTGTCACTGGTACAGAGATGATGGACAAGTTCAGAGCTCAGAG CGAGCGATTCGGTACCAAGATCATCACCGAGACTATCGCCCGAGTCGACCTCACTGTCAGACCCTTCAAGTACTGGacggaaggtgaagaggaggaagctgattTCATGACTGCTGATAC cctcatcatcgccaCCGGTGCTTCCGCCAAGCGACTCTTCCTCCCCGGAGAAGAGACCTACTGGCAATCGGGTATCTCCGCTTGTGCCGTATGTGATGGTGCTGTCCCCATCTTCAGAAACAAGCCTTTGGCTGTtattggtggtggtgattcCGCTGCTGAGGAAGCTACCT ATCTTACTAAATACGGTTCTCACGTTTACGTCCTTGTGCGAAGAGATGAGCTCCGAGCTTCCAAGATCATGGCCAAGCGATTGACCTCTCACCCCAAGGTCACTGTTCTCTGGAAC ACCGTAGCAACAGAATGCAAAGGAGATGGCgacctcctccaatccctaGCCATCAAAGACGTCAAAACAGGCGAAGAGAAGGACCTAAAGGTGAACGGTTTGTTCTACGCTATAGGCCACGAACCAGCCACTTCACTGGTCAAGAGCCAGCTCGAAACCGATGTAGACGGGTACATCAAGACTGTCCCCGGGACTGCTCAAACTTCCGTGAAAGGAGTGTTCGCCGCTGGTGATGTGCAAGATAAGAAGTACAGACAAGCTATCACCTCTGCCGGATCGGGTTGTATGGCTGCGCTTGAGGCTGAACGATTGAtctcggaggaggaggctgaggatgaggagattagGACGGAGGATGTGCATGTGCCTTCGGAGGGGTATATGGGGGCTGATAAGGAGTAG
- a CDS encoding CDK-activating kinase assembly factor MAT1, translating to MSSRLPMRKPPPSSSSSSSRKPQIPRKGQRVGTNAKGTEDGYLYVAGVRDPSKRVTEFRTEQDVCPICHTDRQFNQNLRLLVSPCYHKMCESCIDRLFTLGPEPCPQCGRILRKVNFAHQTFEDLKVEKEVAVRRRMAQVFNKRREDFGSDKEYDNYLEEVEDLTFNLLNDIDVEKTESRISEFEKSNKSLIAANQEKTALEAMSQAEREEVERRAREERMRMVEEAERVEREEEARVKKEVTEALARGETKRARELEIQSRTAKQLRQEALFKFIPPSLLLQKNDEDEVQHLSPLSPNYNGPFVPIPYSNPDTASYSQWYDIKVDGEYVDGRSGVHFVKTDERVRGGGWDLGLFWEMEIRGAVEAVGVEPLV from the exons ATGTCATCCCGTCTCCCCATGCGAAAACCCCCtccctcgtcttcctcatcctcatctcgtAAACCCCAGATACCTCGTAAAGGGCAGAGGGTAGGGACGAACGCAAAGGGGACTGAGGATGGCTATCTGTATGTGGCGGGGGTGAGGGATCCTAGTAAGCGTGTCACGGAATttagg acAGAACAAGATGTCTGTCCGATATGTCATACAGATAGACAATTCAATCAGAATTTGAGATTACTGGTATCGCCATGCTATCATAAGAT GTGCGAATCATGTATAGACCGACTGTTCACCCTTGGTCCAGAGCCGTGTCCCCAGTGCGGAAGGATATTGCGAAAGGTCAATTTCGCTCATCAGACGTTTGAGGATTTGAAAGTTGAGAAAGAAGTTgcggtgaggaggaggatggctCAGGT ATTCAACAAGCGCAGAGAGGATTTCGGGAGTGATAAGGAGTATGATAACTATCtagaagaggtggaagatctGA CGTTCAACCTACTCAACGACATCGACGTCGAAAAGACCGAATCGCGCATAAGCGAATTTGAGAAATCGAATAAATCGTTGATAGCTGCCAATCAAGAGAAGACAGCTCTGGAAGCTATGTCTCAAGCTGAGcgggaggaggtagagaggagagcgagggaagagaggatgaggatggtcgaagaggctgagagggtagagagggaggaggaagcgagggtgaagaaggaggttaCGGAGGCTTTG GCACGAGGCGAGACCAAACGAGCCCGCGAACTCGAGATCCAATCCCGTACAGCCAAACAACTCCGCCAAGAAGCATTATTCAAATtcatacctccctctcttctacTCCAGAAgaacgatgaagatgaagtcCAGCATTTATCCCCCTTATCGCCAAATTACAATGGACCGTTCGTACCTATACCTTACTCTAATCCTGATACCGCCTCATACAGCCAATGGTACGATATCAAGGTGGACGGGGAGTATGTGGATGGAAGATCGGGTGTGCATTTCGTAAAGACTGATGAGAGGGTtagaggaggtgggtgggaTTTGGGACTGTtctgggagatggagattaGGGGGGCTGTTGAGGCGGTTGGGGTTGAGCCGCTGGTGTGA